One region of Mucilaginibacter gotjawali genomic DNA includes:
- the msrA gene encoding peptide-methionine (S)-S-oxide reductase MsrA, whose product MNLKRITFGNGCFWCTEAVFLSLKGVKNIASGYMGGDTENPSYKEVCTGTTGHAEVIDIEYNPEEITFEELLLVFFKTHDPTTLNRQGADVGTQYRSAIFYYDEEQKRQAEVMVKMLTGEKVYNKPIVTEITPASTFYKAEDYHQNYFANNPHNSYCAIVIQPKLNKFAKEFAEKIKPGLL is encoded by the coding sequence ATGAATTTAAAAAGAATAACATTTGGCAACGGCTGTTTCTGGTGTACGGAAGCCGTTTTTTTAAGCCTGAAAGGCGTTAAAAATATAGCCTCCGGTTATATGGGAGGCGATACCGAAAACCCATCGTATAAAGAAGTTTGCACCGGCACGACAGGTCATGCCGAAGTAATTGATATTGAATACAATCCTGAAGAGATAACTTTTGAGGAGTTATTGCTGGTGTTTTTTAAAACGCATGATCCAACTACGCTTAACCGCCAGGGAGCGGATGTGGGTACTCAATACAGGTCGGCCATATTTTATTACGACGAAGAGCAAAAGCGGCAGGCCGAAGTAATGGTAAAAATGTTGACAGGGGAAAAGGTTTATAATAAGCCTATTGTTACTGAAATTACCCCTGCTTCAACATTTTATAAAGCGGAGGATTATCACCAGAATTACTTCGCCAATAATCCGCATAACTCCTATTGTGCTATCGTGATACAGCCTAAGCTCAATAAATTTGCAAAGGAATTTGCCGAAAAGATCAAGCCCGGATTATTGTGA